A single Anopheles funestus chromosome 2RL, idAnoFuneDA-416_04, whole genome shotgun sequence DNA region contains:
- the LOC125764110 gene encoding uncharacterized protein LOC125764110 has translation MDKKATFLTKELPRRILLYCPELDDEGMFSDVKLTTPDHLDGFMSTIHKLSFKYESKDGSDTRILYLMVKVMKGSDAFRESSMGKTQFTNEIYIYTKVLPAFQELLDTTGSVLTGDWCPKVYYGETGHFPTYSDQYETILVLEDISPYGYKAGPRLDLEEDHLRLMARNIASFHACTYAMRIRKDTRLATLIDGIAPLNFVTGDTTFTSYDVLLRLGASRLYRYLDAHPEQLDSEGFKQDIENMRHRYEATPIHLMQDLLQKDDVFSVILHGDYNRNNVLFRSDANGKPIEVKMFDFQENRFATPVIDLTFFMYMSMAEDLRNRCWDEVVLEYHTALLDSLVAILKVSKEDTLLDPYRLESFLDHFKRHAIYGVIVTLHFLPWMMCPEEECEQLSYHFARDIHSKELADLTMVCGGEEVDKRLVGVLRHASRKGYFDIVKQ, from the exons ATGGACAAGAAAGCAACATTCCTTACCAAGGAACTACCAAGGCGAATTCTGCTTTACTGTCCGGAGTTGGACGATGAGGGAATGTTTTCGGATGTGAAGCTAACAACGCCCGACCATTTGGATGGTTTTATGTCGACAATCCACAAACTTTCGTTCAAGTACGAAAGCAAGGATGGAAG TGACACGAGAATACTGTATTTGATGGTGAAAGTGATGAAGGGAAGTGATGCGTTCCGTGAATCATCCATGGGTAAGACACAGTTTACGAATGAAATCTACATCTACACAAAGGTGCTACCCGCTTTCCAAGAATTGTTGGATACGACCGGAAGCGTTTTGACTGGAGACTGGTGCCCGAAGGTATACTACGGAGAAACGGGACACTTTCCAACCTATAGTGATCAATATGAAACCATTCTCGTGCTGGAAGACATCTCTCCGTACGGCTATAAAGCCGGACCCCGGTTGGATTTGGAGGAAGACCATCTGCGCCTGATGGCGCGAAACATTGCATCTTTTCATGCGTGTACGTATGCCATGCGCATCCGCAAGGATACACGATTGGCAACACTGATCGATGGAATTGCTCCGCTAAACTTTGTGACCGGCGATACAACTTTTACCAGCTACGATGTATTGCTAAGACTGGGTGCAAGCAGATTGTACCGATATTTGGACGCACATCCAGAACAGCTGGACAGTGAAGGCTTCAAACAGGATATCGAAAATATGCGCCATCGTTACGAGGCCACCCCCATACACTTGATGCAGGATTTACTACAAAAAGATGACGTGTTCTCCGTCATTCTACACGGTGACTACAACCGTAATAATGTGCTATTTCGGTCGGATGCCAACGGTAAACCAATCGAAGTAAAAATGTTCGACTTTCAAGAGAATCGTTTCGCGACGCCAGTGATCGACTTGACGTTCTTCATGTACATGAGCATGGCGGAAGATTTGCGCAACCGATGTTGGGACGAGGTGGTGCTGGAATATCATACCGCCCTGCTTGATAGTCTCGTGGCAATTCTGAAAGTGTCCAAGGAAGACACATTGCTCGATCCGTATCGTCTTGAATCGTTTCTGGACCATTTCAAGCGGCACGCAATTTACGGCGTCATCGTAACGTTACACTTCCTCCCATGGATGATGTGCCCGGAGGAAGAATGCGAACAGCTGTCGTATCATTTTGCGCGCGATATACACTCGAAGGAGTTGGCCGATTTGACTATGGTTTGTGGTGGGGAGGAAGTGGACAAACGGTTGGTCGGTGTGCTGCGACATGCTAGCCGTAAAGGATATTTTGATATAGTGAAACAGTAG
- the LOC125764111 gene encoding uncharacterized protein ZK1073.1 isoform X3, translated as MGRRRYAVNTEKSGEIIVTVQGDLSQQEKRAVFLTVHDLGTNHSSFEEFVNSACMIEIKERSCFIHIDVPGHADNAPNLADSFQFPSLQLLGEELVTVLDFLHVKYVIGIGEGAGANVLARFGLAHPSRLLGLILINVTGSAASVLDVFKTKFISWKGDEVGQSAEDFLLYHKFGYQLVGDNPDKEKIVSEFQSRLHSSLNSKNLKQYVKAFMSRKDLPLKNCKVDLLLITGIMSPYASVVEKLYKDLNKEKVTLLKVERAGDVLADAPAKVAQSILLFCKGQGLLTSVAMPGVDRNRAFSTSSGGSTEGSTGARRLSRGMSMEDYDKPNIRRLSVTINEQLPPIKK; from the exons ATGGGACGCCGG CGCTATGCAGTTAATACGGAGAAAAGCGGTGAAATCATCGTCACAGTGCAG GGCGATCTTTCACAACAGGAAAAGCGAGCCGTCTTCCTTACCGTGCATGATCTGGGCACGAACC ATTCTTCCTTCGAGGAGTTCGTCAACAGTGCGTGCATGATTGAAATCAAAGAACGGTCGTGCTTCATCCACATCGATGTACCCGGCCATGCGGATAATGCGCCCAATTTGGCCGACTC GTTCCAGTTCCCTTCGCTGCAGCTGCTGGGCGAAGAGTTGGTCACGGTGCTTGATTTCCTGCACGTGAAGTACGTGATCGGTATCGGTGAGGGTGCCGGTGCAAACGTACTGGCCCGTTTCGGTCTCGCTCATCCATCCCGGCTACTCGGGCTCATTCTGATCAATGTAACCGGTTCGGCCGCATCCGTACTGGACGTGTTCAAGACGAAGTTTATCTCGTGGAAGGGTGACGAAGTTGGCCAATCGGCCGAGGACTTTCTGCTGTATCACAAGTTTGGCTAC CAACTGGTAGGTGACAATCCGGACAAGGAGAAGATTGTGTCCGAGTTCCAGAGCCGCCTGCACAGCTCGTTGAACAGCAAAAATCTAAAGCAATACGTCAAAGCATTTATGTC GCGCAAAGATTTACCACTGAAGAATTGTAAGGTTGATTTGCTGCTGATCACCGGTATTATGAGCCCGTACGCTAGCGTCGTCGAGAAGCTGTACAAGGATCTGAACAAGGAGAAGGTCACACTGCTCAAGGTGGAACGAGCTGGAGATGTGTTGGCTGACGCT CCCGCCAAAGTGGCGCAGTCGATTTTGCTGTTCTGCAAGGGTCAGGGTTTGCTAACGTCGGTAGCTATGCCCGGTGTCGATCGGAACCGTGCATTCTCGACCAGCTCTGGCGGTTCAACCGAAGGATCAACCGGTGCGAGACGTCTGTCCCGTGGCATGTCCATGGAGGACTACGATAAGCCCAACATTCGACGACTAAGCGTCACGATCAACGAGCAGTTGCCACCGATCAAGAAATAG
- the LOC125764107 gene encoding tubulin alpha-4 chain-like — protein MPRRNRETLSIHIGQAGIQMGEAIWTQYGLEHGIAKDGQRIEEAEKDGGDAPFIECPTFYSDNGEGRFVPRAIFIDTEPMVIDQLQTADIGELFNPEYLIRGKEDAANNYARGYYTLSHSTLAGAMEAARQIAEDSDNLQGMILYHSYGGGTGSGVAAHLLQELSEEFPRKCRLSFSVYPSPVLSTSVVEPYNTVLMTHRTMSCIECSFLMDNQAIYNICSTRLSIERPNYGNLNQLISQVVSGVTASLRFAGDLNVDMSEFQTNLVPYPRLHFPVISFAPFISCESVNHEKLDVGALTRELFDPDCQMVRCALTGRDKYMACCLLYRGHILPKDINEAIASIKATRRVRFVDWCPTGFKIGINSMAPKMAPNGDLAPAGRCVTMIASRTAVSDAWSNVDEKFDMMYRKRAFVHWYLGEGMERCEFNEARENLACLEMDYREAGLTDTQSETVEY, from the exons atg CCACGGCGTAATCGTGAAACACTTTCCATCCACATCGGACAAGCCGGTATACAGATGGGTGAAGCAATTTGGACGCAGTACGGTTTGGAACACGGCATTGCAAAGGATGGACAACGAATCGAAGAAGCTGAAAAGGACGGTGGTGACGCTCCGTTCATCGAGTGTCCCACATTTTATTCGGATAATGGCGAAGGACGCTTTGTGCCAAGGGCTATATTTATCGACACCGAACCGATGGTGATAG ATCAACTGCAAACAGCCGACATAGGGGAATTGTTTAATCCGGAGTATCTGATACGGGGTAAGGAAGATGCCGCCAATAATTATGCCCGTGGGTACTACACACTATCCCACTCTACGCTTGCCGGAGCGATGGAAGCAGCACGTCAGATTGCGGAAGATTCGGACAACTTGCAGGGTATGATACTGTACCACTCGTACGGTGGCGGAACCGGATCGGGTGTTGCGGCCCATCTACTTCAGGAACTTTCGGAGGAGTTTCCGCGCAAATGTCGCCTATCGTTCTCGGTGTATCCTTCACCGGTTCTGAGCACAAGTGTAGTCGAACCGTATAATACCGTGCTAATGACGCACCGGACAATGAGCTGCATAGAGTGTTCATTTTTGATGGACAATCAAGCGATTTATAATATTTGCAGCACGAG ATTATCGATTGAGAGACCTAATTATGGGAACTTAAACCAACTCATCAGTCAGGTTGTGTCGGGTGTGACGGCCTCGCTACGCTTTGCAGGTGATCTGAACGTAGACATGAGTGAATTTCAAACGAATCTGGTACCATACCCAAGGTTACATTTTCCGGTCATATCCTTCGCCCCTTTTATTTCCTGTGAAAGTGTAAATCATGAAA AGCTCGATGTTGGCGCACTTACGAGGGAACTGTTCGATCCGGACTGCCAGATGGTGCGGTGTGCACTGACCGGGCGTGACAAATACATGGCATGCTGCTTACTCTACCGCGGTCACATACTGCCGAAAGACATTAACGAAGCCATTGCAAGCATCAAGGCCACACGCCGTGTACGATTCGTCGATTGGTGTCCCACAGGGTTCAAG ATCGGAATCAATTCAATGGCCCCGAAAATGGCACCCAATGGTGACCTAGCGCCTGCGGGACGGTGCGTAACGATGATCGCCTCCCGGACGGCCGTTTCAGACGCGTGGAGCAACGTGGACGAGAAGTTCGACATGATGTACCGGAAGCGTGCATTCGTCCACTGGTATCTCGGCGAGGGTATGGAGCGGTGCGAGTTTAACGAAGCCCGAGAAAATCTTGCCTGTCTCGAGATGGACTATCGTGAGGCAGGCCTAACAG ACACGCAAAGTGAAACCGTGGAGTATTAG
- the LOC125764111 gene encoding uncharacterized protein ZK1073.1 isoform X2, producing MSSAQDRRASFARRAESLMEKRYAVNTEKSGEIIVTVQGDLSQQEKRAVFLTVHDLGTNHSSFEEFVNSACMIEIKERSCFIHIDVPGHADNAPNLADSFQFPSLQLLGEELVTVLDFLHVKYVIGIGEGAGANVLARFGLAHPSRLLGLILINVTGSAASVLDVFKTKFISWKGDEVGQSAEDFLLYHKFGYQLVGDNPDKEKIVSEFQSRLHSSLNSKNLKQYVKAFMSRKDLPLKNCKVDLLLITGIMSPYASVVEKLYKDLNKEKVTLLKVERAGDVLADAPAKVAQSILLFCKGQGLLTSVAMPGVDRNRAFSTSSGGSTEGSTGARRLSRGMSMEDYDKPNIRRLSVTINEQLPPIKK from the exons CGCTATGCAGTTAATACGGAGAAAAGCGGTGAAATCATCGTCACAGTGCAG GGCGATCTTTCACAACAGGAAAAGCGAGCCGTCTTCCTTACCGTGCATGATCTGGGCACGAACC ATTCTTCCTTCGAGGAGTTCGTCAACAGTGCGTGCATGATTGAAATCAAAGAACGGTCGTGCTTCATCCACATCGATGTACCCGGCCATGCGGATAATGCGCCCAATTTGGCCGACTC GTTCCAGTTCCCTTCGCTGCAGCTGCTGGGCGAAGAGTTGGTCACGGTGCTTGATTTCCTGCACGTGAAGTACGTGATCGGTATCGGTGAGGGTGCCGGTGCAAACGTACTGGCCCGTTTCGGTCTCGCTCATCCATCCCGGCTACTCGGGCTCATTCTGATCAATGTAACCGGTTCGGCCGCATCCGTACTGGACGTGTTCAAGACGAAGTTTATCTCGTGGAAGGGTGACGAAGTTGGCCAATCGGCCGAGGACTTTCTGCTGTATCACAAGTTTGGCTAC CAACTGGTAGGTGACAATCCGGACAAGGAGAAGATTGTGTCCGAGTTCCAGAGCCGCCTGCACAGCTCGTTGAACAGCAAAAATCTAAAGCAATACGTCAAAGCATTTATGTC GCGCAAAGATTTACCACTGAAGAATTGTAAGGTTGATTTGCTGCTGATCACCGGTATTATGAGCCCGTACGCTAGCGTCGTCGAGAAGCTGTACAAGGATCTGAACAAGGAGAAGGTCACACTGCTCAAGGTGGAACGAGCTGGAGATGTGTTGGCTGACGCT CCCGCCAAAGTGGCGCAGTCGATTTTGCTGTTCTGCAAGGGTCAGGGTTTGCTAACGTCGGTAGCTATGCCCGGTGTCGATCGGAACCGTGCATTCTCGACCAGCTCTGGCGGTTCAACCGAAGGATCAACCGGTGCGAGACGTCTGTCCCGTGGCATGTCCATGGAGGACTACGATAAGCCCAACATTCGACGACTAAGCGTCACGATCAACGAGCAGTTGCCACCGATCAAGAAATAG
- the LOC125764111 gene encoding uncharacterized protein ZK1073.1 isoform X1, with protein MEKPKANDTTAAAPAGSPSSKGVHRYAVNTEKSGEIIVTVQGDLSQQEKRAVFLTVHDLGTNHSSFEEFVNSACMIEIKERSCFIHIDVPGHADNAPNLADSFQFPSLQLLGEELVTVLDFLHVKYVIGIGEGAGANVLARFGLAHPSRLLGLILINVTGSAASVLDVFKTKFISWKGDEVGQSAEDFLLYHKFGYQLVGDNPDKEKIVSEFQSRLHSSLNSKNLKQYVKAFMSRKDLPLKNCKVDLLLITGIMSPYASVVEKLYKDLNKEKVTLLKVERAGDVLADAPAKVAQSILLFCKGQGLLTSVAMPGVDRNRAFSTSSGGSTEGSTGARRLSRGMSMEDYDKPNIRRLSVTINEQLPPIKK; from the exons ATGGAAAAACCGAAGGCAAACGACACGACAGCGGCTGCACCGGCAGGTTCACCCTCGTCGAAAGGCGTTCAT CGCTATGCAGTTAATACGGAGAAAAGCGGTGAAATCATCGTCACAGTGCAG GGCGATCTTTCACAACAGGAAAAGCGAGCCGTCTTCCTTACCGTGCATGATCTGGGCACGAACC ATTCTTCCTTCGAGGAGTTCGTCAACAGTGCGTGCATGATTGAAATCAAAGAACGGTCGTGCTTCATCCACATCGATGTACCCGGCCATGCGGATAATGCGCCCAATTTGGCCGACTC GTTCCAGTTCCCTTCGCTGCAGCTGCTGGGCGAAGAGTTGGTCACGGTGCTTGATTTCCTGCACGTGAAGTACGTGATCGGTATCGGTGAGGGTGCCGGTGCAAACGTACTGGCCCGTTTCGGTCTCGCTCATCCATCCCGGCTACTCGGGCTCATTCTGATCAATGTAACCGGTTCGGCCGCATCCGTACTGGACGTGTTCAAGACGAAGTTTATCTCGTGGAAGGGTGACGAAGTTGGCCAATCGGCCGAGGACTTTCTGCTGTATCACAAGTTTGGCTAC CAACTGGTAGGTGACAATCCGGACAAGGAGAAGATTGTGTCCGAGTTCCAGAGCCGCCTGCACAGCTCGTTGAACAGCAAAAATCTAAAGCAATACGTCAAAGCATTTATGTC GCGCAAAGATTTACCACTGAAGAATTGTAAGGTTGATTTGCTGCTGATCACCGGTATTATGAGCCCGTACGCTAGCGTCGTCGAGAAGCTGTACAAGGATCTGAACAAGGAGAAGGTCACACTGCTCAAGGTGGAACGAGCTGGAGATGTGTTGGCTGACGCT CCCGCCAAAGTGGCGCAGTCGATTTTGCTGTTCTGCAAGGGTCAGGGTTTGCTAACGTCGGTAGCTATGCCCGGTGTCGATCGGAACCGTGCATTCTCGACCAGCTCTGGCGGTTCAACCGAAGGATCAACCGGTGCGAGACGTCTGTCCCGTGGCATGTCCATGGAGGACTACGATAAGCCCAACATTCGACGACTAAGCGTCACGATCAACGAGCAGTTGCCACCGATCAAGAAATAG